One Geminocystis sp. M7585_C2015_104 DNA window includes the following coding sequences:
- a CDS encoding high light inducible protein has product MNRNSYVTEDKGRLNNYAIEPRMYVDSTQQFGFNKYAELLNGRLAMIGFVSLIGFELITKQGLISWFAHL; this is encoded by the coding sequence ATGAATAGGAATAGTTACGTAACCGAAGACAAGGGCCGTTTGAATAACTACGCCATCGAACCGAGGATGTATGTAGATTCCACCCAGCAGTTTGGTTTTAACAAGTATGCCGAATTGTTGAATGGCCGTTTAGCGATGATTGGGTTTGTCTCCCTGATTGGCTTTGAGTTAATCACCAAACAGGGGTTAATCAGCTGGTTTGCCCATTTATAA
- a CDS encoding dicarboxylate/amino acid:cation symporter → MPLSTLILAALGLGIVVGYILNSYFPSQIPGIEKYFLQPAGDSFLRLIQFLVVPLVFSSLIVGFSKVQNASQLARYTLKLLISYAVTTIIALTIGIVTALVLQPGKGITDLDLPHPQAITSSQPSIIDWLLKIIPTNPLAALTEGNLLQVIFSAAVFAIAIPLAGEKSRPFVDLMDSLYALSERALFLILYYAPVGVFALIASVIATQGIDILFQLLLYVFGLLLASLLMVGVYILILLAMGEKPLKLLHAMTQSLILAFSTASSNAVLPVLMDNIQKKYGIPQEIASFAIPLGTALKRDGSAILQGFNALFIAQIYHIPITFPLLTSIAVSSFFVSFSTPGVPGSALITMATVLSAAGLPVEGIAIVAGVDRLTDGFKTVINVIGNAANALILSRWETKKYSPGGE, encoded by the coding sequence ATGCCCCTATCGACACTCATTCTGGCTGCTCTGGGTCTCGGCATTGTAGTAGGATATATTCTAAACAGCTACTTTCCCAGTCAAATCCCCGGGATAGAGAAATACTTCCTTCAACCGGCAGGGGATTCCTTTCTGCGTTTGATCCAATTCTTGGTAGTGCCCCTGGTTTTCTCTTCCTTGATTGTAGGCTTCTCTAAAGTCCAAAATGCCTCCCAGCTGGCGCGTTATACCCTCAAACTGTTAATAAGTTATGCCGTCACCACCATCATTGCCCTGACTATTGGTATAGTAACCGCTTTGGTGTTACAACCGGGTAAGGGGATAACGGATTTAGATTTACCCCATCCCCAGGCAATCACCTCCTCTCAACCTTCTATCATCGACTGGCTACTCAAGATTATCCCCACTAATCCTCTGGCGGCATTGACGGAGGGGAATCTTTTACAAGTCATATTCTCCGCGGCAGTGTTTGCCATTGCTATCCCCCTGGCTGGAGAAAAGTCTCGTCCCTTTGTAGACCTAATGGATAGTCTGTATGCCCTCAGCGAAAGGGCTCTCTTTTTGATCCTGTATTACGCCCCCGTTGGAGTTTTTGCCCTAATCGCCTCGGTGATTGCTACCCAGGGCATTGACATCCTCTTCCAACTGCTGCTTTATGTTTTTGGGCTACTTTTGGCCAGTCTTCTGATGGTGGGGGTGTATATACTGATCCTACTGGCAATGGGAGAAAAACCCCTCAAACTATTACACGCCATGACACAGTCTCTTATTCTAGCCTTTAGTACCGCCAGCTCCAATGCTGTTTTGCCTGTCTTGATGGACAACATACAAAAAAAATACGGAATACCCCAAGAAATAGCCTCTTTTGCCATTCCCCTGGGCACTGCCTTAAAACGAGATGGCTCTGCTATTTTACAGGGCTTCAATGCCCTCTTCATCGCCCAAATCTATCATATCCCCATCACCTTCCCCCTCCTCACTTCTATTGCCGTCAGTAGCTTTTTTGTATCCTTTAGTACCCCGGGAGTACCGGGTTCGGCACTAATCACTATGGCTACTGTATTGTCGGCGGCAGGTTTACCAGTAGAGGGAATTGCTATTGTAGCCGGAGTTGACCGTCTTACAGATGGGTTTAAAACCGTCATCAATGTCATTGGTAATGCCGCCAACGCCCTTATCCTCTCTCGTTGGGAGACAAAAAAATACTCCCCCGGAGGGGAATAA
- a CDS encoding phycocyanobilin:ferredoxin oxidoreductase has translation MTSSASDFNNQLHPLIGQLANIIVKTWKEYLSLSPYELPEGLGYVEGKLEGEKLTIQNRCYHTPQFRKMHLELAKVGKSLDILHCVMFPRADYPLPMFGCDIVAGKAGISAAIVDLSPTTPDKSLPIEYQRELSQLTPLQFRDVRQLPPWGDIFSPYCLFVRPSCPEEEESFLHRVQDFLTIHCRIAIKSTPVSSSERLIYLEGQKNYCLQQQQNDKTRRVLEKAFGAEWAEKYMTNVLFDVPVAANE, from the coding sequence ATGACTAGTTCTGCTTCTGATTTTAACAACCAACTACATCCCCTCATAGGGCAACTGGCTAATATCATTGTCAAAACCTGGAAGGAATATCTGTCTCTGTCTCCCTATGAGTTGCCAGAGGGACTGGGTTATGTGGAAGGAAAATTAGAAGGGGAAAAGTTAACCATCCAAAATCGCTGTTACCATACCCCCCAATTCCGTAAAATGCACCTGGAATTGGCCAAAGTGGGCAAGAGTCTGGATATTCTCCACTGTGTGATGTTTCCCCGGGCTGATTATCCCCTTCCCATGTTTGGTTGTGATATAGTGGCAGGGAAGGCGGGGATTAGTGCGGCAATAGTGGATTTGTCTCCCACAACCCCCGATAAAAGCCTCCCCATTGAATATCAACGAGAATTATCCCAGTTGACACCTCTCCAATTTAGGGATGTCAGACAATTGCCCCCCTGGGGTGATATTTTCTCCCCCTATTGTCTGTTTGTCCGCCCCAGTTGTCCAGAAGAAGAAGAATCATTCCTCCATCGAGTTCAAGATTTTCTGACAATCCACTGTCGAATTGCCATTAAGTCTACCCCTGTCTCCTCCTCGGAAAGACTTATATATCTGGAGGGGCAAAAAAATTATTGTCTCCAACAACAACAAAATGATAAAACCCGTCGTGTCTTGGAAAAAGCCTTTGGTGCGGAATGGGCCGAAAAATATATGACTAATGTCTTATTCGATGTTCCAGTAGCGGCTAATGAATGA
- a CDS encoding undecaprenyl-diphosphate phosphatase encodes MFRFFRVSVGYTLLSGIAGGFLLALFWQPLVFSKAATGVGEGAVKDNMNVFQAFSLGMVQGLTEFIPISSTAHLKVIPVALGWGDPGVTFSAIIQLGSIVAVLWYFWEDLTGVVEGVISSVRRRDYGSLEFKMGVGIVVGTVPIIIGGLLLKLFVKDLDNSVFRSMTTIALASLLMASLLALAEKFARPKRTWESLSVWDGILIGLAQTLALIPGVSRSGATITAALFLNLQRSTAARFSFLLGIPAITLAGVVELKEVFSTSFPTHQIFPLSVALLSSAIFSYLSIAWLIRYLQRQSTWIFVWYRFAFGIAILVAIALKRV; translated from the coding sequence ATGTTTAGGTTTTTTCGTGTTTCTGTAGGTTACACACTCCTTTCTGGCATTGCCGGTGGCTTCCTGTTGGCCCTGTTTTGGCAACCCCTTGTCTTCTCCAAAGCTGCTACTGGAGTTGGCGAGGGGGCAGTCAAAGATAATATGAACGTATTTCAGGCTTTCTCCCTGGGAATGGTGCAGGGGTTGACAGAATTCATACCTATTAGCAGCACTGCCCATCTGAAGGTTATTCCGGTAGCGTTAGGCTGGGGTGACCCTGGTGTCACCTTTAGTGCTATTATCCAACTAGGTAGTATCGTAGCCGTCCTTTGGTATTTTTGGGAAGATTTAACTGGAGTAGTAGAAGGTGTTATAAGTTCTGTAAGACGAAGAGATTACGGGTCCCTGGAGTTTAAAATGGGTGTGGGGATTGTGGTGGGGACCGTCCCTATTATAATAGGGGGCTTGCTGCTGAAGTTGTTTGTAAAGGACTTAGACAATTCTGTATTCCGCAGCATGACTACCATTGCCCTTGCCTCCCTCCTGATGGCTAGTCTTTTGGCTTTGGCAGAAAAATTCGCCCGCCCTAAACGCACTTGGGAAAGTTTATCGGTGTGGGATGGGATTCTAATCGGCTTGGCGCAAACTCTTGCTTTAATCCCCGGTGTCTCTCGCTCTGGAGCCACAATTACGGCTGCACTATTTCTGAATCTACAAAGAAGCACTGCCGCCCGTTTTTCCTTCCTCCTGGGCATCCCCGCCATCACCTTGGCCGGAGTGGTGGAATTGAAGGAGGTTTTTAGTACGAGTTTCCCCACCCATCAGATTTTCCCCCTATCGGTTGCCCTTCTCTCCTCTGCCATATTTTCCTATCTTTCTATTGCTTGGTTAATCCGTTACCTCCAAAGGCAAAGCACCTGGATTTTTGTCTGGTATCGTTTCGCCTTCGGTATTGCTATCCTGGTGGCTATTGCCCTTAAACGGGTTTAG
- a CDS encoding cofactor assembly of complex C subunit B codes for MAGKKDNQWVGNFPLVAGVVGGVALLLNRLTTPYVSDSQARSDALGIILSAALLVTAILLRQINPTPPESVVLEGEEGFFLAPDLPGAVKTDLAWASHLILSNTVTKSVVVYYRGRTLLRRGILGKAETVKEGSILKRVMESQKPVYLVDLKHYPGKIEFDYLPPNIQGLICLPLTKEGVFIVATNIPRSYTKQDERWIEGICERVALTLQSALSQS; via the coding sequence ATGGCAGGAAAAAAAGATAATCAGTGGGTTGGAAATTTTCCCCTAGTGGCGGGAGTAGTGGGGGGAGTCGCCCTTTTGCTCAATCGTCTGACTACTCCCTATGTATCTGACTCTCAGGCGCGCTCAGATGCGTTAGGGATTATACTGTCTGCGGCTTTGCTGGTTACCGCGATTTTGCTGCGTCAAATCAACCCGACTCCCCCCGAAAGTGTTGTCTTGGAAGGAGAGGAGGGGTTTTTCTTAGCACCGGATTTGCCAGGGGCAGTAAAAACTGATTTGGCGTGGGCCAGTCATCTTATCCTCAGCAATACTGTTACCAAGTCCGTGGTAGTATACTATCGGGGGAGGACTCTTCTAAGACGGGGGATTCTGGGAAAGGCAGAAACCGTCAAGGAGGGGAGTATCCTCAAACGGGTGATGGAAAGCCAAAAGCCAGTTTATCTGGTAGACTTGAAACACTACCCAGGGAAAATTGAGTTTGACTATCTTCCCCCTAACATCCAGGGTTTAATATGTCTTCCCCTGACAAAGGAAGGGGTTTTTATCGTGGCTACCAATATCCCCCGCAGTTACACCAAACAAGATGAAAGGTGGATTGAAGGCATTTGTGAAAGGGTAGCACTGACCTTACAGTCTGCTTTGTCTCAGTCTTGA
- a CDS encoding response regulator transcription factor yields MENRKEKILVVDDEASIRRILETRLSMIGYDVVTAADGEEALEVFRKTQPDLVVLDVMMPKLDGYGVCQELRKESDIPIIMLTALGDVADRITGLELGADDYVVKPFSPKELEARIRSVLRRVDKSNNAGIPSSGVICINSIKIDTNKRQVYKGDQRIRLTGMEFSLLELLVSRSGEPFSRAEILQEVWGYTPERHVDTRVVDVHISRLRAKLEDDPSNPELILTARGTGYLFQRITEPGEKKNKEK; encoded by the coding sequence TTGGAAAACCGCAAGGAGAAAATCTTAGTAGTAGATGACGAGGCTAGCATCCGTCGGATTCTAGAAACCCGTCTTTCCATGATTGGTTATGACGTGGTAACTGCTGCCGACGGAGAGGAGGCGTTAGAGGTTTTCCGCAAAACCCAACCGGATTTGGTGGTGCTGGATGTGATGATGCCCAAACTGGATGGTTATGGGGTATGTCAGGAGTTGCGGAAGGAGTCTGACATTCCCATAATCATGCTGACCGCCTTGGGGGATGTAGCTGATCGTATTACAGGCCTGGAACTGGGTGCCGACGACTATGTGGTTAAGCCCTTCTCCCCCAAGGAATTAGAGGCTCGGATTCGTTCGGTTTTGCGGCGGGTGGACAAGTCTAACAATGCTGGCATCCCTAGTTCTGGTGTTATCTGTATTAATTCTATTAAAATTGACACTAACAAAAGACAGGTTTATAAAGGAGATCAACGTATCCGCCTTACCGGCATGGAGTTTAGCCTCCTGGAGTTGCTGGTAAGTCGCTCTGGTGAGCCTTTCTCCCGGGCTGAAATACTACAAGAGGTATGGGGTTATACTCCAGAAAGACATGTGGATACGCGGGTAGTGGATGTGCATATATCCCGTCTGCGGGCAAAACTGGAGGATGATCCTAGTAACCCGGAATTGATCCTCACCGCAAGGGGCACCGGTTATCTCTTCCAACGTATTACAGAACCGGGGGAGAAGAAAAATAAGGAGAAATAG